A genome region from Akkermansiaceae bacterium includes the following:
- a CDS encoding TSUP family transporter, translating to MSPLTYLLLFLAGFCGGFIDSIAGGGGLITVPALLAAGLPPQIALGTNKLQSSFGTSMAALRYARAGLMDTPGLKHAACLAFFASMGGALAVTMLDKELLRLAVPWMLAAVAVYTALNRRFGIHPGHAKLPPILFAFVFGISLGFYDGFFGPGTGSFWMVALVALLGLDLRAATGYTKATNLASNLGALAFFLAAGSIHLGAGGVMIAGQLLGARLGSGLVLKNGAAFIRPIFLAVVFAMTIKLLWDAMAG from the coding sequence ATGTCGCCGCTGACATACCTGCTGCTTTTCCTGGCCGGCTTCTGCGGAGGATTCATCGACTCTATCGCAGGCGGTGGCGGCCTCATCACCGTCCCCGCACTGCTGGCCGCCGGATTGCCCCCTCAGATCGCGCTGGGCACCAACAAGCTCCAATCCTCCTTCGGCACGTCCATGGCCGCCCTGCGCTATGCCCGCGCCGGGCTCATGGATACGCCGGGGCTGAAACACGCGGCCTGCCTGGCCTTCTTCGCCAGCATGGGCGGTGCGCTCGCCGTCACCATGCTCGACAAGGAGCTGCTCAGGCTAGCCGTCCCATGGATGCTGGCCGCCGTGGCCGTTTACACCGCGCTCAACCGCCGTTTCGGAATCCACCCCGGACATGCCAAGCTGCCACCAATCCTCTTCGCCTTCGTCTTCGGGATCTCGCTGGGCTTTTACGACGGCTTCTTCGGCCCCGGCACCGGATCGTTCTGGATGGTGGCGCTGGTCGCGCTACTCGGCCTGGATCTGCGCGCCGCGACTGGTTACACAAAAGCCACCAACCTCGCCAGCAACCTCGGGGCGCTGGCGTTTTTCCTCGCGGCTGGCTCCATCCATCTCGGTGCCGGCGGGGTCATGATCGCCGGCCAACTGCTCGGCGCACGGCTGGGCTCCGGCCTTGTCCTTAAAAATGGGGCCGCTTTCATCCGCCCCATCTTCCTCGCCGTGGTTTTCGCCATGACCATCAAGCTGCTGTGGGATGCGATGGCGGGGTGA
- a CDS encoding tryptophan synthase subunit alpha encodes MRLDDTFATLKANGRKAFIAYVAAGDPSFDLSLEVMHALAETGADVIELGLPFSDPLADGIVNQMAADRALKAGMTTKRTLDLIRAFRETDTQTPIVLFTYLNPIFTYGFAKFQQDAAAAGADGVLLLDLPPDEAELSGELAENKSLSHIRLIAPSTPPERVKMLAAQAEGFIYALSRSGVTGGHSAPAETIPAQVAAIKAHTEVPVCVGFGISNPEQAAMVAKSADGIIVGSAIVKQVELNQQKPAEAVRAFTKPLIDAIR; translated from the coding sequence ATGCGACTCGACGACACCTTCGCCACCCTGAAAGCCAATGGCCGGAAAGCCTTCATCGCCTACGTGGCGGCGGGTGACCCCAGCTTCGACCTCTCGCTGGAGGTGATGCATGCGCTCGCGGAAACCGGTGCGGATGTCATTGAGCTCGGCCTGCCGTTTTCCGATCCGCTTGCGGACGGGATCGTCAACCAGATGGCCGCCGACCGCGCCCTCAAAGCCGGGATGACGACAAAGCGCACGCTGGACCTGATCCGCGCCTTCCGGGAAACAGACACCCAGACCCCCATCGTCCTGTTCACCTATTTGAACCCGATTTTCACCTACGGCTTCGCAAAATTCCAGCAGGACGCGGCAGCGGCCGGGGCGGACGGGGTTCTGCTCCTTGACTTGCCGCCGGATGAGGCGGAACTGTCAGGGGAACTGGCGGAAAACAAGTCCCTCTCCCACATCCGGCTCATCGCACCGTCCACCCCACCGGAGCGTGTGAAAATGCTCGCCGCGCAGGCTGAGGGCTTCATCTACGCGCTTTCCCGCAGCGGGGTGACCGGCGGGCACTCGGCACCTGCGGAGACCATTCCGGCCCAGGTCGCGGCGATCAAGGCGCACACGGAAGTGCCTGTCTGCGTCGGCTTCGGCATCTCGAACCCGGAACAGGCAGCCATGGTCGCGAAATCGGCGGATGGGATCATCGTTGGATCCGCCATCGTCAAACAGGTGGAGCTCAACCAGCAAAAACCCGCCGAGGCGGTGCGGGCATTCACAAAGCCGCTCATCGATGCCATCCGCTGA